One window from the genome of Bacillus weihaiensis encodes:
- the trxB gene encoding thioredoxin-disulfide reductase, producing MSDEKIYDVIIAGAGPAGMTAAVYTSRANLSTLMIERGVPGGQMANTEEVENYPGFDHILGPELSTKMFDHAKKFGAEYAYGDIQEVIDGEEYKIIKAGKKEYKARAVIITTGAEYKKIGVPGEKELGGRGVSYCAVCDGAFFKGKELVVIGGGDSAVEEGVYLTRFASKVTIVHRRDELRAQKILQQRAFDNDKIDFIWNHTVKEIHEQDGKVGKVTLVNTQNGEEQEFKTDGVFIYIGMVPLSKPFESLGITNENGYIETNDRMETRVEGIFAAGDIREKMLRQIVTATGDGSIAAQSAQHYVEELAEKLKTVK from the coding sequence ATGTCAGATGAAAAAATTTATGACGTGATTATTGCAGGTGCAGGTCCAGCAGGAATGACTGCAGCCGTATATACATCACGAGCTAATCTTTCTACATTAATGATTGAACGTGGAGTGCCTGGCGGCCAGATGGCGAACACGGAAGAAGTGGAAAACTATCCAGGCTTTGATCATATATTAGGACCTGAGCTATCAACTAAGATGTTCGATCACGCGAAGAAATTCGGAGCAGAATATGCGTATGGAGACATCCAAGAAGTAATTGATGGGGAAGAATACAAAATCATTAAAGCCGGTAAAAAAGAGTACAAAGCACGTGCTGTGATTATTACTACAGGTGCTGAATACAAGAAGATAGGTGTACCAGGTGAGAAAGAGCTTGGCGGACGCGGTGTATCTTACTGTGCAGTATGTGATGGTGCCTTCTTTAAAGGAAAAGAGTTAGTGGTTATCGGTGGAGGAGACTCTGCTGTTGAAGAAGGAGTGTATTTAACTCGCTTTGCTTCAAAGGTCACAATTGTTCACCGTCGTGATGAGCTAAGAGCGCAAAAAATCCTACAGCAACGTGCTTTTGATAATGATAAAATTGACTTCATCTGGAATCATACTGTAAAAGAAATTCATGAGCAAGACGGAAAAGTAGGGAAAGTAACACTTGTAAATACTCAAAATGGGGAAGAGCAAGAGTTCAAAACGGACGGCGTATTCATTTATATTGGTATGGTACCACTATCTAAGCCATTTGAAAGCTTAGGAATCACAAATGAGAACGGCTATATTGAGACGAACGATCGTATGGAAACAAGAGTAGAAGGGATCTTTGCAGCTGGTGATATTCGTGAAAAAATGCTTCGTCAAATCGTTACAGCTACTGGTGACGGCAGTATTGCAGCTCAAAGTGCTCAACATTACGTTGAAGAGCTTGCAGAGAAACTTAAAACTGTAAAGTAA
- a CDS encoding 8-oxo-dGTP diphosphatase codes for MLLTRSTLWRKIREIRGEDCLQRITNCVLVEENKVLLLQKPRRGWWVAPGGKMELGESIKDTVTREYREETGIYIKNPQLKGVFTFIIKEGKDVVSEWMMFTFLATDYQGTNVLESEEGLIKWHEKEEIEKLPMAPGDHHILDYVIKGNGLLYGTFTYTPDFELLSYRLDPQ; via the coding sequence ATGCTGTTAACCAGGTCAACGTTATGGAGAAAGATACGTGAAATAAGAGGTGAAGATTGCTTGCAAAGAATAACAAATTGCGTCTTAGTGGAAGAAAATAAGGTTCTTCTTCTTCAGAAACCTAGAAGAGGCTGGTGGGTCGCACCAGGTGGGAAAATGGAGTTAGGTGAATCAATTAAGGATACAGTTACTCGCGAGTATCGTGAGGAGACAGGAATATATATTAAAAATCCTCAGCTTAAAGGCGTGTTCACCTTTATTATCAAAGAAGGAAAAGATGTTGTTTCTGAGTGGATGATGTTTACTTTTTTAGCTACAGATTATCAAGGCACAAATGTGTTAGAATCTGAAGAAGGCTTGATTAAGTGGCATGAAAAAGAAGAAATTGAAAAGCTACCGATGGCTCCAGGAGATCACCATATTTTAGATTACGTTATTAAAGGCAACGGATTGTTATACGGGACCTTTACATATACACCTGATTTTGAGCTTTTATCCTATCGGTTAGATCCACAATAA
- the rapZ gene encoding RNase adapter RapZ — translation MTEELLEQQQQEVQMVIITGMSGAGKTVAIQSFEDLGYFCVDNLPPTLLPKFLELMKESGSKMNQVALVMDLRGREFFDSLFEALDDLSENAWLTPHILFLDAKDSTLVTRYKETRRSHPLASKGLPLEGIGLERELLEELKGRAQLIYDTSDLKPRELREKILKQFSSSVEHTFTVNVTSFGFKYGVPIDADLVFDVRFLPNPHYIDHMRPKTGLEEEVSSYVLKWSETQKFLEKLIDLLTFMIPYYKREGKSQLVIAIGCTGGQHRSVTLAEYIANYYKNDYHTQVSHRDIEKRKNH, via the coding sequence ATGACGGAAGAATTACTAGAACAACAGCAGCAAGAAGTGCAGATGGTGATTATTACCGGTATGTCTGGAGCAGGAAAGACGGTTGCTATCCAAAGCTTTGAAGACCTTGGATACTTTTGTGTAGATAATTTACCTCCAACCCTTCTGCCGAAATTTTTAGAGTTAATGAAGGAATCTGGCTCTAAAATGAACCAAGTAGCATTAGTTATGGACCTAAGAGGTCGTGAGTTTTTTGATAGTCTATTTGAAGCTTTAGATGACTTATCTGAAAATGCTTGGTTAACACCACATATCTTATTTTTAGATGCAAAGGATTCTACACTAGTAACAAGATATAAGGAAACACGTCGTTCACACCCGTTAGCTTCCAAGGGGCTTCCATTAGAGGGAATAGGCCTTGAAAGAGAGCTATTAGAGGAGCTAAAGGGGAGAGCGCAGTTAATATACGATACATCTGACTTGAAGCCTAGAGAATTGAGAGAAAAAATCCTAAAGCAATTCTCATCAAGTGTTGAGCACACATTTACGGTAAATGTTACTTCTTTTGGATTCAAATATGGAGTACCGATTGATGCAGATCTTGTGTTTGATGTTCGTTTTTTACCAAATCCGCATTACATCGATCATATGAGACCGAAAACAGGTCTAGAAGAAGAAGTATCCTCCTATGTTTTAAAATGGAGCGAGACACAGAAGTTTTTAGAGAAGCTGATTGATTTACTCACATTTATGATTCCTTACTACAAACGTGAGGGGAAAAGTCAGTTAGTTATTGCGATTGGCTGCACAGGAGGACAACACCGTTCTGTTACATTGGCAGAATACATTGCGAACTACTACAAAAATGACTATCATACTCAAGTGTCTCACAGAGATATTGAGAAAAGAAAGAATCATTAA
- a CDS encoding gluconeogenesis factor YvcK family protein, with translation MPKVVIIGGGTGLSVLLRGLKKLPLDITAIVTVADDGGSSGRLRTELNIPPPGDIRNVLAALSDVEPLVEELFQHRFNKGNNLVGHSLGNLILAAMTNITGDFVHAIREMSTVLNVRGKVLPAANSSVILNAEMEDGTIVSGESKIPFSGKKIKRVFLTPKDIVPLPETLEVISEADLIVIGPGSLYTSILPNLLVPNIGEAVRAAKAKKVYICNVMTQAGETLDFTASDHVKALYHHMQEPFIDTILVNDEEIPAHIKELYEEELAKPVHFDIEGLTSLGLEVITDKIVCYENSVIRHDTQKVAKLLYGLIQQQD, from the coding sequence ATGCCAAAAGTCGTCATTATTGGTGGAGGCACAGGGTTATCTGTTCTATTAAGAGGATTAAAGAAACTCCCTCTAGATATAACCGCAATTGTGACTGTTGCTGATGATGGCGGAAGCTCTGGAAGGCTACGTACAGAATTAAATATCCCTCCTCCTGGTGATATTCGCAATGTTCTAGCAGCTTTATCCGATGTTGAGCCACTTGTAGAAGAGCTTTTTCAACACAGATTTAATAAAGGAAACAATTTAGTTGGACATTCGTTAGGGAACCTCATTTTAGCCGCTATGACAAATATCACTGGTGATTTTGTCCATGCGATAAGAGAAATGAGTACAGTATTGAATGTACGGGGGAAAGTTCTCCCTGCTGCAAACAGTAGTGTAATCCTAAACGCTGAGATGGAAGATGGAACGATTGTTTCTGGTGAATCAAAAATTCCTTTTTCAGGTAAGAAAATTAAACGCGTGTTTCTAACACCGAAGGATATCGTTCCTTTACCAGAGACACTTGAAGTCATATCAGAAGCAGATTTAATTGTCATTGGACCAGGAAGTTTATACACAAGTATTTTACCGAACCTTCTTGTACCGAATATTGGGGAAGCGGTACGGGCTGCGAAAGCGAAAAAAGTGTATATCTGTAACGTGATGACTCAGGCTGGTGAGACTTTAGACTTTACAGCTAGTGACCATGTGAAAGCTCTATATCATCACATGCAGGAACCATTTATTGATACAATCCTTGTAAACGATGAAGAAATACCAGCCCATATAAAGGAGCTATACGAGGAAGAGCTTGCAAAGCCTGTCCATTTCGATATAGAGGGTTTAACAAGTTTAGGTCTTGAAGTTATAACGGACAAAATCGTCTGCTATGAAAATAGTGTGATTAGGCACGATACACAAAAAGTAGCAAAGCTATTATACGGATTAATACAGCAGCAGGATTAA
- the whiA gene encoding DNA-binding protein WhiA: MSFASETKKELTNIELKPCCLKAELSALIRMNGSLSFSNRMLILDIQTENAAIARRIYTLLKKQYDVAVELLVRKKMRLKKNNVYIVRLVEDARAILEDLDILDEGFTFYHNISENLVKKKCCKRSYIRGAFLAGGSVNNPETSSYHLEIFSLYKEHNDSLCELMNTFDLNSKTLERKKGFITYLKEAEKITELLNIIGAHQALLRFEDVRIVRDMRNSVNRLVNCETANLNKTIGAAIRQVENIRFIDERIGLDALPDKLREIARLRVEYQDVTLKELGEMVSSGTISKSGINHRLRKLDQIAEQLRSGETLTLK; encoded by the coding sequence TTGTCATTTGCATCTGAAACAAAAAAAGAGTTAACAAACATTGAACTGAAGCCATGCTGTTTGAAAGCAGAATTGTCGGCACTCATTCGTATGAATGGTTCCTTATCTTTTTCGAACCGTATGTTAATTCTAGATATACAAACAGAAAATGCAGCAATCGCAAGAAGGATTTATACTCTTCTAAAAAAACAATATGATGTTGCCGTTGAATTACTTGTACGGAAGAAAATGCGTCTGAAAAAGAACAACGTCTATATTGTGCGTCTTGTGGAAGACGCAAGAGCCATTTTAGAGGATTTGGATATATTGGATGAGGGTTTTACGTTTTACCACAATATATCTGAAAACCTTGTGAAAAAGAAATGCTGTAAACGTTCATATATTAGAGGGGCCTTTCTAGCAGGTGGGTCGGTCAATAATCCAGAAACATCCTCCTATCATCTGGAAATTTTCTCCCTATATAAAGAGCACAATGATTCGCTATGTGAGCTAATGAATACGTTTGATCTCAATAGTAAAACATTAGAACGGAAAAAAGGATTTATTACGTACTTAAAGGAAGCAGAAAAAATCACCGAACTATTAAACATCATCGGTGCACATCAAGCCCTTCTGCGTTTTGAAGATGTACGTATTGTTCGTGACATGAGAAATTCTGTGAACAGATTAGTAAACTGTGAAACAGCCAATTTAAATAAAACAATTGGTGCCGCAATTAGACAGGTTGAGAACATTCGATTTATCGATGAACGAATTGGGTTAGATGCCCTGCCAGATAAACTTCGTGAAATTGCCAGACTACGAGTGGAATATCAGGATGTCACATTAAAAGAGCTTGGTGAAATGGTATCAAGTGGGACAATAAGTAAATCAGGTATCAATCATCGCTTACGAAAACTCGATCAGATTGCCGAACAACTTCGTTCTGGTGAAACCTTAACGTTAAAATAG
- a CDS encoding HPr family phosphocarrier protein, with product MVEKQVEVHLKSGLQARPAALFVQEANRFSSDVFLEKDGKKVNAKSIMGLMSLAISNGSTITLIAEGNDEQEAVETLSAYVQQEG from the coding sequence ATGGTTGAAAAACAAGTGGAAGTTCATCTGAAATCAGGTTTACAAGCACGTCCAGCTGCACTATTTGTTCAAGAAGCAAATCGCTTTTCTTCAGACGTTTTCTTAGAAAAAGACGGAAAGAAAGTGAACGCTAAAAGTATTATGGGACTAATGAGCCTAGCCATCAGCAACGGTTCGACGATCACGCTTATTGCAGAAGGAAATGACGAGCAAGAAGCTGTAGAAACATTATCGGCATATGTTCAACAAGAAGGGTAA
- the clpP gene encoding ATP-dependent Clp endopeptidase proteolytic subunit ClpP, producing MNLIPTVIEQTNRGERAYDIYSRLLKDRIIMLGSAIDDNVANSIVSQLLFLEAEDPEKDISIYINSPGGSITAGMAIYDTMQFIKPSVSTICIGMAASMGAFLLAAGDKGKRYALPNSEVMIHQPLGGAQGQATEIEIAAKRILFLREKLNKILSERTGQPIEVIEKDTDRDNFMTAERALEYGLIDKVLDRNILGNK from the coding sequence ATGAATTTAATTCCTACAGTTATTGAACAAACAAATCGTGGTGAGCGCGCGTATGACATTTATTCTCGTCTTTTAAAAGACCGTATCATCATGCTTGGTAGTGCAATTGATGATAATGTAGCAAACTCTATCGTGTCTCAGCTTTTATTCTTAGAAGCAGAAGATCCAGAGAAGGACATCTCCATTTATATTAACAGCCCTGGTGGATCAATTACAGCAGGTATGGCTATTTACGATACGATGCAGTTCATTAAGCCTAGCGTATCAACAATTTGTATTGGTATGGCGGCATCTATGGGTGCTTTCCTTTTAGCAGCTGGAGATAAAGGTAAGCGTTACGCACTTCCTAACAGTGAAGTCATGATTCACCAACCATTAGGTGGAGCACAAGGTCAAGCAACGGAAATTGAAATTGCGGCAAAACGCATTCTTTTCCTTCGTGAAAAATTAAACAAAATCTTATCTGAACGTACTGGTCAACCGATCGAAGTGATCGAAAAGGATACAGATCGTGATAACTTCATGACAGCTGAGCGTGCATTAGAATATGGTTTAATCGACAAAGTATTAGACCGCAATATTCTTGGAAATAAATAA
- a CDS encoding EAL domain-containing protein, with product MKRSSKHNLILFFTVTFLLLLATILKFHTFVIIGTIILITIISLHSLLNRQLILKQWKGTKTKQSYRSLFDHHPDIVIRFTKDGQITSINKTVERVLGFKVEECIGHHFLEGVNEEKRNVTLRHFNMAAKGEATTYDSVILHKDGRSIYVTTTNIPIIVNGEIDGVYGITRDITEQKKIEQIIQKIAYEDVLTGLPNRTRLIQYLTKQLKVATTTNRTLAVLFIDMDRFKVVNDTIGHSSGDEMLKEVADRLQATIRKDDMIFRQSGDEFVVVLNNATREVAEDVARKMIAAFEKPIHIHTYDIFTSPSIGISFFPEDGNSLEELIKHADAAMYQSKASGKKMYTFYSSHDADKKMDRLKLEMDLHKAIERNELLLHYQPKVNLKTGHVVGVEALIRWNHAEIGLISPAEFIPIAEETGLIISIGEWALKTACTVNKHWQEEGLQNLVISVNLSPRQFSQTDLVKTVEKVLEETGLESHLLELEITESMTADIERTISTLHELKQLGVRISIDDFGTGFSSLNYLKRFPVDTLKVDQSFVNELHNNPNDETIVKTIIAMGHNLGLHVVAEGIETKEQLVFLQQYVCDEGQGYFFSKPLPAQELVEKIKEIEQIVPLQGITKELNDRIWADELVRGAKKDLQEILRLQQSMTIKYKKIGDKFVHTMCDGELVYRFGLLPEQIIGKQLFDLLPEEVSKKKVSYYQRAWDGEGNVHYEDVLNGICYLATLRPVIKGGEVTEVIGSFVDITKQKQVEKKLRESQELHQLIAKHIIDLVTIYTLDGRITYASSSYERVLGYKPAELVGSIPTNLYHHEDLQRMLFDLQEAKKTNQNQSRNIQKKYRLKNKQGTYLTFHTILTTILNENGEVERIIGVSRESTE from the coding sequence ATGAAACGATCAAGTAAACATAACCTCATACTCTTTTTTACGGTAACTTTTTTACTCCTCCTTGCAACCATTTTGAAATTCCATACGTTCGTCATAATTGGTACGATCATTTTAATCACAATAATTAGTCTACATTCCTTATTAAATCGTCAACTTATTCTCAAACAATGGAAAGGGACGAAAACAAAACAAAGCTACCGTTCTCTCTTTGACCATCATCCGGATATTGTCATTAGGTTTACGAAGGATGGGCAAATTACATCAATAAATAAGACGGTTGAACGGGTTTTGGGCTTTAAAGTTGAAGAGTGCATAGGACATCATTTTCTAGAGGGCGTAAATGAAGAGAAGAGGAATGTAACGTTAAGACACTTTAATATGGCTGCAAAAGGAGAGGCGACCACCTATGACAGTGTTATTCTGCATAAGGATGGAAGGTCTATTTATGTAACAACGACGAATATCCCTATTATTGTTAACGGAGAAATAGATGGTGTGTATGGCATCACTAGGGATATTACAGAACAGAAAAAAATCGAGCAAATTATTCAAAAAATTGCATATGAAGATGTGCTCACGGGTTTACCTAATCGAACAAGGCTCATTCAATATTTAACCAAACAGCTTAAGGTGGCCACTACTACTAATAGGACATTAGCTGTTCTGTTCATTGATATGGACCGCTTCAAAGTTGTGAACGACACCATTGGGCATTCATCAGGAGATGAAATGCTGAAGGAAGTAGCAGATCGACTTCAGGCAACCATTAGGAAAGATGATATGATCTTTAGACAAAGTGGGGATGAGTTTGTTGTTGTTTTAAACAATGCAACAAGAGAAGTTGCTGAAGATGTTGCGCGTAAGATGATTGCTGCTTTTGAAAAGCCGATTCACATTCATACGTATGATATTTTCACATCACCAAGTATTGGAATTAGTTTTTTTCCGGAAGACGGGAATTCGCTTGAAGAATTAATTAAACATGCAGATGCAGCGATGTATCAATCAAAAGCTTCTGGCAAGAAAATGTATACTTTTTATTCATCTCATGATGCCGACAAGAAAATGGACAGGTTGAAACTCGAAATGGATCTTCATAAAGCAATTGAACGGAATGAACTTCTATTACATTATCAACCAAAAGTAAACTTAAAAACGGGACACGTTGTAGGAGTAGAGGCATTGATTCGTTGGAACCATGCAGAAATTGGGTTGATTTCTCCTGCTGAATTTATTCCGATTGCTGAGGAAACAGGATTAATTATTTCAATTGGAGAATGGGCACTAAAAACAGCCTGTACCGTCAATAAGCATTGGCAGGAAGAAGGACTACAAAATCTTGTGATTTCAGTTAACCTGTCACCTAGACAGTTTTCGCAAACAGATTTGGTAAAAACGGTTGAAAAGGTGTTAGAGGAGACAGGTCTTGAAAGTCATTTGCTAGAGTTAGAAATAACCGAAAGTATGACAGCGGATATTGAACGGACAATTAGTACGTTGCATGAATTAAAGCAGCTTGGTGTCCGCATTAGTATTGATGACTTTGGAACAGGGTTTAGTTCGCTAAATTATTTAAAGAGATTCCCTGTGGATACATTGAAAGTGGACCAGTCATTTGTAAATGAACTTCACAATAATCCTAATGATGAAACAATTGTAAAGACAATTATTGCAATGGGGCATAATCTTGGATTACATGTAGTAGCTGAAGGAATTGAAACGAAGGAACAGCTCGTTTTTCTTCAACAATATGTCTGTGACGAGGGTCAAGGGTACTTTTTTAGCAAGCCGCTACCCGCTCAAGAATTAGTAGAGAAAATAAAAGAAATTGAGCAAATTGTCCCCTTGCAGGGAATTACAAAGGAATTAAATGACCGGATTTGGGCGGATGAGTTAGTGAGAGGGGCGAAAAAGGATTTACAAGAAATACTTAGACTTCAGCAGAGTATGACGATTAAGTACAAAAAAATCGGTGACAAATTTGTTCATACGATGTGTGATGGGGAGTTAGTGTATCGGTTTGGGCTTTTACCTGAGCAGATCATAGGGAAGCAGTTATTTGACCTCCTACCTGAAGAAGTAAGTAAGAAGAAAGTGAGTTATTACCAGCGAGCTTGGGACGGAGAAGGAAATGTTCATTATGAGGATGTACTTAATGGTATCTGTTATCTAGCTACCTTAAGGCCTGTCATAAAGGGAGGAGAAGTGACAGAGGTAATCGGTTCATTTGTGGATATTACAAAGCAAAAGCAAGTAGAAAAGAAATTGCGAGAGAGTCAGGAGCTTCATCAGCTTATAGCTAAACATATTATTGACCTTGTAACAATTTATACATTAGATGGTCGCATTACCTATGCTTCTTCCTCGTATGAACGTGTGCTCGGATATAAACCAGCTGAACTAGTAGGTAGCATACCAACAAATCTTTATCACCATGAAGACCTGCAACGAATGCTTTTTGATTTACAAGAGGCTAAGAAAACCAATCAGAATCAAAGCAGAAACATTCAAAAGAAATACCGACTCAAAAACAAACAAGGAACCTATCTCACTTTCCATACAATCCTAACCACTATCCTAAATGAAAATGGCGAGGTGGAAAGAATCATTGGTGTTTCTAGAGAAAGTACCGAGTGA